The proteins below come from a single Chelmon rostratus isolate fCheRos1 chromosome 12, fCheRos1.pri, whole genome shotgun sequence genomic window:
- the clul1 gene encoding clusterin-like protein 1, which produces MKLLLGVAVLVVTLGVLYSTPEERPSGISEDTLKQLSENGEKLVDEEVKRALYGVKQMKEVMWRNEQKHEHLMKSLQHSSEKKKGAAQLAKEVTEKLEEAEEQCKDSLQSEWEECRPCLEDACKTFYTSTCRRGFATFHAKVENLFRRVSRRFGPREPSIDAGDILVNQGPDSTDTEVVRIEDSFNRLISKVGTLVERSIALVSRMGTRLDKVLQRAFLNDTAILTEETPTDPYNPSRDSGFLQGVGLEEVLDSFFDFGRSVVDEFGAVVTQVFDDLHGAVEEEKKRVRESFPRFLRNRKLCRDLRKQTSECWQLQNQCETCQGALLTECPSVRELHVELDEVSQLLDVSKEQYEEILSIVQRHTDETVSWLSNMAAEFSWVALAASNSSTPENIFRVTMVAPKSHDEQNVSVTETRVEVNILNSPPLILSVPGELELQDPAFIQYVAQEALNKYKEMVRYEDE; this is translated from the exons ATGAAGCTCCTGCTCGGTGTGGCGGTCCTGGTGGTGACTCTGGGGGTCCTTTACTCTACCCCAGAGGAGAGACCCTCAGGCATCTCAGAGGACACCTTAAAAC AGCTGTCAGAGAATGGCGAGAAACTTGTggatgaggaggtgaagagggcATTGTACGGCGTGAAGCAGATGAAGGAGGTGATGTGGAGGAACGAGCAGAAGCACGAACACCTCATGAAGTCCCTCCAGCACAGCAGCGAGAAGAAGAAG GGTGCAGCCCAACTGGCGAAGGAGGTCactgagaagctggaggaggcggaggagcaGTGTAAAGACTCCCTGCAGTCTGAGTGGGAGGAGTGCAGACCCTGTCTGGAGGATGCATGTAAAACCttctacacctccacctgccgCAGGGGATTTGCCACTTTCCATGCCAAG GTGGAGAATTTATTTCGCAGAGTGTCCAGGCGCTTTGGCCCCCGTGAGCCTAGCATCGATGCAGGGGACATCCTGGTGAATCAGGGCCCTGACAGCACCGACACTGAGGTTGTCCGCATCGAGGACTCCTTCAACCGCCTGATCAGCAAGGTGGGAACGCTGGTGGAGCGCAGCATCGCCCTGGTCTCCAGGATGGGCACCAGGCTCGACAAAGTCCTCCAGAGGGCCTTTCTGAATGACACCGCCATCCTGACGGAGGAGACCCCCACTGATCCCTACAACCCCAGCCGGGACTCGGGCTTCCTGCAGGGTGTGGGATTGGAGGAGGTGCTGGACTCCTTCTTTGACTTCGGCAGGAGCGTGGTGGACGAGTTTGGAGCTGTGGTGACCCAGGTGTTTGATGACCTCCATGGGGCagtggaagaagagaagaagagag TGAGAGAAAGTTTCCCTCGTTTCCTGCGGAACAGGAAGTTGTGCCGAGATCTTCGCAAACAGACCTCAGAGTGCTGGCAGCTGCAGAACCAGTGCGAGACCTGCCAGGGAGCCCTGCTCACAG AGTGCCCCAGCGTCCGGGAGCTGCATGTGGAGCTGGACGAGGTCtcccagctgctggatgtgtccAAAGAGCAGTATGAAGAGATCTTGTCTATTGTCCAGCGCCACACTGATGAAACAGTCAGCTGGCTTAGCAACATGGCGGCGGAGTTCAGCTGGGTGGCTCTGGCTGCGAGCAACAGCAGCACTCCTGAAAACATCTTCCGTGTCACCATG GTGGCGCCAAAGAGCCATGATGAACAGAATGTCTCTGTGACTGAGACCAGGGTGGAGGTAAACATCCTGAACTCTCCCCCGCTCATCCTGTCTGTTCCCggggagctggagctgcaggaccCAGCCTTCATCCAGTATGTGGCCCAGGAGGCTCTGAACAAGTACAAGGAGATGGTCAG GTATGAGGATGAGTAA